The following proteins are encoded in a genomic region of Zea mays cultivar B73 chromosome 9, Zm-B73-REFERENCE-NAM-5.0, whole genome shotgun sequence:
- the LOC103638033 gene encoding uncharacterized protein — translation MDQIFDENHVRLRSRVRGTYLYADEDGVGVSLSRRRASLNAAWQVHLVQNFVLFRSAAYGRYLAVSREMAPPGHRGLRVVQRDYDELVLYAVAWRPIGAPLTVDDEAEADVVLRYGSTRYLRANGRHRRWHTGVTVDDNGGVRTTMMFWMVEEIPPRIEPPVLPLPPPPTMTTTPGLMSLLLRRAEPTSEPLRTIRYVRANNVGNFNPLGWATFQFYGRSVYLLLCRLAYQLGETISVGGERGVIGIALCVQAGNCARLTPLVTDLPWCDDPMNIVVLATDSYAATQLRHPNVDEP, via the exons ATGGACCAAATCTTCGACGAGAATCACGTGCGGCTGCGGAGCCGCGTGCGCGGGACGTACCTCTACGCCGACGAGGACGGGGTCGGCGTCTCTCTGAGCCGTCGCCGCGCCTCCCTGAACGCGGCGTGGCAGGTGCACCTGGTCCAGAACTTCGTCCTCTTCCGCAGCGCCGCCTACGGACGCTACCTCGCGGTCTCGCGGGAAATGGCGCCTCCAGGCCACCGCGGCCTCCGCGTTGTCCAGCGCGACTACGACGAGCTGGTACTGTACGCCGTCGCGTGGAGGCCCATTGGGGCGCCGCTCACCGTAgacgacgaagccgaagccgacgtCGTCCTGCGCTACGGGTCCAcccgctacctccgcgccaacggcaggCACCGCCGCTGGCACACCGGGGTCACCGTCGATGACAACGGCGGTGTAAGGACCACGATGATGTTTTGGATGGTCGAGGAAATCCCCCCGAGGATCGAGCCACCTGTCCTTCCACTTCCACCACCCCCAACTATG ACTACTACACCGGGTCTCATGAGCCTGCTGCTCCGGCGCGCTGAACCCACGTCAGAGCCACTGAGGACGATCCGATACGTGCGGGCAAACAATGTGGGGAACTTCAACCCGCTCGGCTGGGCCACGTTCCAGTTCTACGGCAGGTCTGTGTACTTGCTCCTGTGCAGGCTGGCGTACCAGCTAGGCGAAACCATCTCCGTCGGCGGCGAACGGGGCGTCATAGGCATCGCGCTGTGCGTGCAGGCCGGCAACTGCGCTCGGCTGACTCCTCTGGTCACCGACCTGCCTTGGTGCGACGACCCCATGAACATCGTTGTCCTTGCCACCGATTCCTATG CTGCGACGCAACTGCGGCACCCCAATGTTGACGAACCCTAG
- the LOC103639762 gene encoding transcription elongation factor 1 homolog → MQLIARTICAALRPLESIVVVITSSSTTTTSTSELAMGKRKSRTSKLTAKPKKQLETDFTCPFCSHPGSVQCNIFLKERRPFAVASCNICTESYATKAHALTEPIDVYSEWIDSCREANKGVVAPRPDLDGEAKRRKTQDGQTERVSL, encoded by the exons ATGCAACTCATCGCACGCACCATCTGCGCTGCGCTTCGCCCTCTCGAgtccatcgtcgtcgtcatcaccagcagcagcaccaccaccaccagcaccaGCGAGTTAGCGATGGGGAAGAGGAAGTCGAGGACCTCCAAGCTGACGGCGAAGCCCAAGAAGCAGCTGGAGACCGACTTCACCTGCCCCTTCTGCAGCCACCCGGGCAGCGTCCAGTGCAACATCTTTCTCAAGGAACGCCGGCCGTTCGCCGTGGCGTCGTGCAACATATGCACGGAGTCCTACGCCACCAAGGCTCACGCGCTGACGGAGCCCATCGATGTCTACAGCGAGTGGATCGACTCATGCAGGGAAGCCAACAAGGGCGTCGTCGCCCCCCGGCCGGACCTCGACGGCGAAGCCAAGAGGAGGAAGACCCAAGACGGGCAGACCGAGCGT GTCTCCCTTTGA
- the LOC103638030 gene encoding transcription elongation factor 1 homolog, translating into MGKRKSRTSKLMAKPKKQLETDFTCPFCSHPGSVQCDIFLKERQPFAVASCSICTESYATKAHALTEPIDVYSEWIDSCREANEGVVAPRPHLDGEAKRRRKTEDDG; encoded by the coding sequence ATGGGCAAGAGGAAGTCGAGGACCTCCAAGCTGATGGCGAAGCCCAAGAAGCAGCTGGAGACCGACTTCACCTGCCCCTTCTGCAGCCACCCGGGCAGCGTCCAGTGCGACATCTTTCTCAAGGAACGCCAGCCGTTTGCCGTGGCGTCCTGCAGCATATGCACGGAGTCCTACGCCACCAAGGCTCACGCGCTGACGGAGCCCATCGATGTCTACAGCGAGTGGATCGATTCATGCAGGGAAGCCAACGAGGGCGTCGTCGCCCCCCGGCCGCACCTTGACGGCGAAGccaagaggaggaggaagacCGAAGACGACGGCTAA